Proteins encoded in a region of the Azospirillum sp. TSH58 genome:
- a CDS encoding entericidin A/B family lipoprotein: MSRAMPFPVRQIALASFVLTFAALLAGCNTIEGAGQDVQAGGRAVERAAE; this comes from the coding sequence ATGAGCCGCGCCATGCCGTTCCCCGTCCGCCAGATTGCCCTCGCCAGCTTCGTCCTGACCTTCGCCGCGCTCCTTGCCGGTTGCAACACGATCGAAGGGGCCGGGCAGGATGTCCAGGCCGGCGGACGGGCCGTCGAACGCGCCGCCGAGTGA
- a CDS encoding calcium-binding protein — protein MARFSGTNAAERYLGTDSADTVYGNGGNDSLSGGLGNDFLDGGLGNDWLGDPYAGDPGNDRMYGRQGDDQLFGGAGNDWLDGGSGNDTVKGGRGDDTLVGGTGDDWLIDTLRDDGSDIFLPGAGNDHMVSYRDGATDIFRFDVAPGGFGTDDIAYFEAGVDRLEFRGFSAADLTVSTTATSTAFGFRDGSSLTVDSVGLVSGRDYVFT, from the coding sequence ATGGCCAGGTTTTCGGGAACCAACGCCGCCGAACGCTATCTCGGCACCGACTCCGCCGACACGGTCTATGGCAATGGAGGAAATGATTCGCTCTCCGGAGGTCTCGGCAACGATTTTCTGGATGGTGGGCTCGGGAACGACTGGCTTGGCGATCCCTACGCCGGCGATCCGGGCAACGACCGCATGTACGGGCGCCAGGGCGACGACCAGCTGTTCGGCGGGGCCGGCAACGACTGGCTGGACGGCGGATCGGGCAACGACACGGTGAAGGGCGGACGCGGCGACGACACGCTGGTGGGCGGAACCGGGGACGACTGGCTGATCGACACGCTGCGCGACGACGGGTCCGACATCTTCCTGCCCGGAGCCGGCAACGACCACATGGTGAGCTACCGCGACGGCGCGACGGACATCTTCCGCTTCGACGTGGCGCCGGGCGGCTTCGGCACCGACGACATCGCCTATTTTGAAGCGGGGGTCGACCGCCTTGAGTTCCGCGGCTTCTCCGCCGCCGACCTGACCGTCTCCACCACCGCCACCAGCACGGCCTTCGGGTTCCGCGACGGGTCGTCGCTGACCGTGGACTCGGTGGGGTTGGTGTCCGGCCGCGACTATGTCTTCACCTGA
- a CDS encoding helix-turn-helix domain-containing protein, whose protein sequence is MVKLTLPADTPSPTGAGMHDIIAKRLREFRQARGVSQEELASRAGLSTQAVSNIENRHSRPSVDTLITFARELDVPVASFFEVPFTQEADLQKKRFLDALSLLDEADRRLAADILDAVVANRKRMSGQTRATRRGPRLPSKK, encoded by the coding sequence ATGGTCAAGCTGACCCTTCCGGCTGATACTCCGTCGCCGACGGGGGCGGGGATGCACGACATCATAGCTAAAAGATTGAGGGAGTTTCGGCAGGCGCGGGGAGTGTCCCAAGAGGAACTCGCCTCCCGTGCGGGTCTATCGACCCAAGCTGTTTCCAACATAGAAAACCGGCATTCCCGCCCTTCGGTGGACACATTGATCACGTTTGCTCGTGAACTGGATGTGCCCGTCGCGAGCTTTTTCGAGGTGCCGTTCACGCAGGAAGCCGATCTTCAGAAGAAGAGGTTCCTGGACGCATTGTCACTGCTCGATGAAGCTGATCGCCGCTTGGCGGCGGACATTCTTGACGCGGTGGTTGCAAACAGGAAGCGTATGTCAGGACAAACAAGAGCGACCCGGCGGGGCCCCCGATTACCTTCGAAAAAATGA
- a CDS encoding AAA family ATPase, which yields MRLARFADPADIASGLGLDILLAPPAVDKAADAVRSEEDRQDGPAMRVLLASPPPTGDRDFRPILDRIRTTLDGEVPLAPAPDPDDLCAALEREFPWFGAVVERVHDDLLLGARCGRTFFGLSRPLLLAGPPGVGKTRFAHRLSRLAGLPMGMVNAAGASDNRLLQGTARGWGTVTPSLPVLLMLRDRMANPLVLVDEVDKAGGSDRNGRLHHTLLSMLEPSSSRRWPDEALAVAVDLSRVVWLLTANDTGAIPALLMSRLAVVEVGTPRARDFDALFAGCLADAADDYECAVAVLPEIDPTALDAMREGFVRGRLQARQLAALIRRALVAGAKAERKLRC from the coding sequence GTGCGCCTGGCCCGGTTCGCCGACCCGGCCGACATCGCCTCCGGGCTCGGCCTCGACATTTTGCTGGCGCCTCCTGCGGTCGACAAAGCGGCGGACGCCGTGCGGAGCGAGGAGGACCGTCAGGACGGCCCGGCCATGCGCGTGCTTCTGGCCAGCCCGCCGCCCACCGGTGACCGTGACTTCAGGCCCATCCTGGACAGGATCAGGACGACGCTCGACGGCGAGGTTCCGCTGGCCCCGGCGCCCGACCCCGACGACCTGTGCGCCGCGCTGGAACGGGAGTTCCCGTGGTTCGGCGCGGTGGTCGAGCGCGTCCACGACGACCTCCTGCTCGGCGCCCGCTGCGGCCGGACCTTCTTCGGGCTGTCCCGCCCGTTGTTGCTCGCCGGTCCGCCCGGCGTCGGGAAGACGCGGTTCGCCCACCGCCTGTCCCGGCTCGCCGGACTGCCGATGGGCATGGTCAACGCGGCGGGGGCGTCGGACAACCGGCTCCTCCAGGGCACCGCCCGAGGCTGGGGAACGGTGACGCCGTCCCTGCCGGTCCTGCTCATGCTCCGGGACAGAATGGCGAACCCGTTGGTTCTGGTGGACGAGGTGGACAAGGCGGGCGGCAGCGACCGGAACGGCCGGTTGCACCACACGCTGCTGTCGATGCTCGAGCCGTCCTCGTCCCGGCGCTGGCCGGACGAGGCTCTGGCCGTCGCCGTCGACCTGTCGCGCGTCGTGTGGCTGCTGACGGCGAACGACACGGGGGCGATCCCGGCGCTCCTGATGTCCCGGCTGGCGGTGGTCGAGGTCGGGACTCCGCGGGCGCGCGACTTCGACGCGCTGTTCGCGGGATGCTTGGCCGACGCGGCGGACGACTACGAGTGCGCCGTCGCGGTGCTGCCGGAGATCGACCCGACGGCGCTGGACGCGATGCGCGAGGGGTTCGTCCGCGGGCGCCTGCAGGCCCGCCAACTGGCCGCCCTGATCCGGCGCGCGCTGGTCGCCGGAGCCAAGGCGGAACGGAAGCTGCGGTGCTGA
- a CDS encoding type II toxin-antitoxin system VapB family antitoxin has protein sequence MRTNIDINDALIAEAMAATGLTTKEAVVEEALRRLIRLKQEEKTLALHGTVEWQGDLEASRPGRGDA, from the coding sequence ATGCGCACCAATATCGACATCAATGATGCTCTGATTGCCGAGGCGATGGCGGCCACCGGACTGACCACGAAGGAGGCCGTCGTCGAGGAGGCGCTTCGCCGTTTGATCCGCCTCAAGCAGGAGGAGAAGACCCTGGCGCTCCACGGTACGGTCGAGTGGCAAGGCGATCTGGAGGCGAGCCGCCCAGGTCGCGGAGACGCCTGA
- a CDS encoding DUF305 domain-containing protein translates to MLTKKNALLGSALALVLALSAASAVMADGGGGGDWHETAVYELALVSGGAVASAVVKADLDYVNGMREHHAGALTMSEEYLAKGRNPVLRRMAGAIIANQEYEIAVLDEVKRQVEQPPTVLADFGSTKLVRRPVATEGLEHRLSYIKAPPPTALDLWTTSGAVDEYDVRWAKAMIAHHQGALDMARDYNADPNGENSFLRTMNYDIVRDQTYEIGLLESVVDRYPGDASAIKLDPSMVHGMSMHGAHGTMDHGAMGHDQMDHGPTGHRQMGH, encoded by the coding sequence ATGTTGACGAAGAAAAATGCCCTCCTGGGCAGCGCCCTGGCTCTGGTCCTGGCGCTCTCTGCGGCATCGGCGGTCATGGCCGACGGCGGTGGCGGCGGGGATTGGCACGAGACCGCCGTCTACGAGCTCGCCTTGGTCTCGGGCGGCGCGGTCGCCTCCGCGGTCGTGAAGGCCGACCTCGACTACGTGAATGGCATGCGCGAGCACCACGCGGGTGCGCTGACGATGTCCGAGGAGTATCTGGCCAAGGGCCGGAACCCGGTGCTGCGGCGCATGGCGGGCGCCATCATCGCCAACCAGGAGTACGAGATCGCCGTGCTCGACGAGGTGAAGCGCCAGGTCGAGCAGCCGCCGACGGTGCTGGCCGACTTCGGTTCGACCAAGCTCGTCCGGCGACCGGTCGCCACCGAGGGGCTGGAGCACCGCCTGTCCTACATCAAGGCGCCGCCGCCGACGGCGCTCGACCTCTGGACGACATCCGGCGCGGTCGACGAGTACGACGTCCGCTGGGCCAAGGCGATGATCGCGCACCACCAGGGCGCGCTCGACATGGCGCGGGACTACAACGCCGACCCGAACGGCGAGAACAGCTTCCTGCGCACCATGAACTACGACATCGTCCGGGACCAGACCTACGAGATCGGGCTCCTGGAGAGCGTCGTCGACCGCTACCCCGGCGACGCCAGCGCCATCAAGCTGGACCCGTCCATGGTCCACGGCATGTCCATGCACGGCGCGCACGGCACGATGGACCACGGCGCCATGGGTCATGACCAGATGGATCACGGACCCACGGGGCACCGACAAATGGGCCACTGA
- a CDS encoding heavy-metal-associated domain-containing protein, which produces MLQFTVPGMTCGGCANAVRKALAAVPGVTAIQADPPDRRLAVDGDVGADLIVRTLADAGYDATPIA; this is translated from the coding sequence ATGTTGCAGTTCACCGTTCCCGGCATGACGTGCGGCGGATGCGCCAATGCCGTCCGCAAAGCCCTGGCTGCCGTCCCCGGCGTCACGGCCATCCAGGCCGACCCGCCCGACCGACGCCTTGCCGTCGACGGCGACGTCGGCGCCGACCTGATCGTCCGCACGCTGGCCGACGCGGGCTACGACGCCACGCCGATCGCCTGA
- a CDS encoding type II restriction endonuclease: MRTLIQRWREDPNATYRSWFLWEERVKNFRSIRRGIQQVVADIEAGTFGNAYRGSSLETVVHSIAEQRQIFKGADHAFLWKPKLRIPDIYENPDNQRAFGRLLDTCVCCNAEAQVLAAIRQIDSKQIKGLGPAVANLLYFLHPTIVPPFNTAIVNGYNALTGAKVKLGRWDEFLAMRQGILALNAQHRDLLSNDLGAVGGLLFDVGSRRYAAPPREDDATARAAWEADLAKVREESAKATKAAAAEREGDRTHTEIQGWLRDLGRALDYDVWIASNDRGRPYDGGKLGEGCLERLPGAIEKAPGADAVRLIDVLWLDRGKAHVAAAFEVEHSTSIYSGIVRMLDLALGGDAHALEGLFLVAPNGREEEVRTQLARPAFSRVADLKVRYLPYGELESHRESIARFGSGMKAIHAISRTLV; this comes from the coding sequence ATGCGCACTCTGATCCAGCGGTGGCGGGAGGACCCGAACGCCACGTACCGCTCCTGGTTCCTGTGGGAGGAGCGGGTGAAGAACTTCCGCTCGATCCGCCGCGGCATCCAGCAGGTCGTCGCCGACATCGAGGCCGGGACCTTCGGCAACGCCTACCGCGGCTCGTCGCTGGAGACGGTGGTCCACTCCATCGCCGAGCAGCGCCAAATCTTCAAGGGCGCCGACCACGCCTTCCTGTGGAAGCCCAAGCTGCGCATCCCGGACATCTACGAGAACCCGGACAACCAACGCGCCTTCGGCCGCCTGCTCGACACGTGCGTTTGCTGCAACGCCGAGGCCCAGGTCCTCGCCGCCATCCGGCAGATCGACTCCAAGCAGATCAAGGGCCTCGGTCCGGCCGTGGCGAACCTGCTGTACTTCCTGCACCCAACCATCGTGCCGCCCTTCAACACCGCCATCGTGAACGGCTACAACGCTCTGACCGGCGCCAAGGTGAAGCTCGGAAGGTGGGACGAGTTCCTGGCCATGCGCCAGGGCATCCTGGCGCTCAACGCCCAGCACCGCGACCTGCTCTCCAACGACCTCGGCGCCGTCGGCGGCCTGCTGTTCGACGTCGGTTCGCGCCGGTATGCCGCGCCGCCGCGCGAGGACGACGCGACCGCCCGGGCCGCCTGGGAGGCGGACTTGGCCAAGGTCCGCGAGGAAAGCGCCAAGGCGACGAAGGCGGCCGCCGCCGAGCGCGAGGGCGACCGCACGCACACCGAGATCCAGGGCTGGCTGCGCGACCTCGGCAGGGCGTTGGACTACGACGTCTGGATCGCGTCGAACGACCGTGGGCGGCCTTACGACGGCGGAAAGCTCGGCGAGGGCTGCCTTGAGCGCCTGCCGGGGGCGATCGAGAAAGCCCCCGGTGCCGACGCCGTCCGGCTCATCGACGTGCTGTGGCTCGACCGCGGGAAGGCGCACGTCGCCGCCGCCTTCGAAGTCGAGCACTCCACCTCGATCTACTCGGGCATCGTCCGCATGCTCGATCTCGCGCTCGGCGGCGACGCGCACGCACTGGAGGGCCTGTTCCTGGTGGCGCCGAACGGCCGCGAGGAGGAGGTCCGCACCCAGCTGGCCCGGCCCGCCTTCTCGCGCGTGGCCGACCTCAAGGTCCGCTACCTGCCGTACGGGGAACTGGAGTCGCACCGGGAGTCCATCGCCCGGTTCGGAAGCGGCATGAAGGCCATCCACGCCATCTCGCGCACGCTCGTCTGA
- a CDS encoding SRPBCC family protein: MAYPFHESATVEVAMAPEQLFERLDDHTRLAAHMEKPSMMTLGGRMTYAFDEDKGRAVGSVIRMSGRFLDISLGVDEVVTERDPPRRKVWETMGRPRLLVIGPYRMGFEIEPKGDGSALRVFIDFSRPASPDGRILGILFARTYARWCVRRMAADAADLGRINRPTNL; encoded by the coding sequence ATGGCTTACCCGTTCCACGAATCCGCGACCGTCGAGGTGGCCATGGCGCCAGAGCAGCTTTTCGAACGCCTGGACGACCACACGCGGCTCGCCGCGCACATGGAGAAGCCTTCCATGATGACGCTGGGCGGGCGCATGACCTACGCCTTCGACGAGGACAAGGGGCGTGCTGTCGGATCGGTCATCCGCATGAGCGGCCGTTTCCTCGACATCTCCCTGGGCGTCGACGAGGTTGTCACCGAACGCGATCCGCCGCGGCGCAAGGTGTGGGAGACCATGGGGCGCCCCCGGCTTCTGGTCATCGGTCCGTACCGCATGGGCTTCGAGATTGAACCCAAGGGGGACGGTTCGGCGCTGCGCGTGTTCATCGACTTCTCTCGCCCCGCATCGCCGGACGGGCGCATCCTTGGCATCCTGTTCGCCAGGACCTACGCCCGCTGGTGCGTGAGGCGCATGGCGGCCGATGCGGCGGACCTTGGTCGGATCAACCGGCCAACCAATCTGTGA